One window of the Populus nigra chromosome 4, ddPopNigr1.1, whole genome shotgun sequence genome contains the following:
- the LOC133691212 gene encoding probable strigolactone esterase DAD2, whose translation MGSHILDALNVRVEGQGEKFLVFAHGFGTDQSAWQRILPFFTPYYRVILFDLVCAGSVNPDYFNFRRYTNLEAYVDDLLNILDTLGVDRCFYVGHSVSAMIGILASIRRPELFTKLIMIGASPRFLNDKDYHGGFEQEEIESVFVAMEANYEAWVKGFAPLAVGADVPAAVREFSRTLFNMRPDITLFVSRTVFNSDLRGILGLVKVPCCIIQTSKDVSVPASVAKYLKNHLGGKATVEMLRTEGHLPHLSAPAMLAPVIRRALSR comes from the exons TCTTAGACGCTCTCAATGTCCGTGTCGAAGGCCAAGGTGAAAAATTTCTGGTTTTTGCCCATGGATTTGGCACCGACCAGTCCGCTTGGCAACGCATTCTCCCTTTCTTCACACCATACTATCGGGTGATTCTGTTTGATCTTGTATGTGCTGGTAGTGTCAATCctgattatttcaattttagacGCTACACTAATCTTGAAGCTTATGTCGATGACTTGCTCAACATTCTTGACACTCTTGGCGTTGACCGGTGCTTTTATGTGGGTCACTCTGTTTCTGCAATGATCGGTATTCTGGCATCCATTAGACGTCCAGAGCTCTTCACCAAGCTTATTATGATAGGAGCATCGCCAAG ATTTTTGAATGATAAAGACTACCATGGAGGATTCGAGCAAGAAGAAATCGAGTCTGTTTTTGTAGCAATGGAGGCTAATTATGAGGCTTGGGTCAAAGGTTTTGCACCATTAGCAGTAGGAGCTGATGTACCAGCTGCTGTCAGAGAATTTAGCCGAACGCTTTTCAACATGAGACCAGATATTACTTTATTTGTGTCGAGGACCGTTTTTAATAGTGATCTAAGAGGGATACTAGGCCTCGTCAAAGTACCATGTTGTATAATTCAGACATCGAAGGATGTATCTGTCCCAGCATCAGTGGCCAAGTATTTGAAGAATCATTTGGGTGGCAAAGCTACTGTGGAAATGTTAAGAACTGAGGGGCATTTGCCCCATTTAAGCGCACCAGCTATGCTGGCACCGGTCATCAGGCGAGCTCTATCACGGTGA